One genomic region from Cryptococcus gattii WM276 chromosome C, complete sequence encodes:
- a CDS encoding uncharacterized protein (Similar to TIGR gene model, INSD accession AAW42650.1), with the protein MSAEDFELAPGQISDSVRHKLEIEEGNKNVQYQRFHTKQTQDYLAHLRPNVKDVDQFWLIVLLSHQLIAPHVTSKLDQHALSFLEDIELKQDVNDFRPYELVFHFKENPYFTNKTLSKKYTLKKGLKPAPTDGSVTDELRKFNEEQDLQVNPITIDWKDGQNLCERMPRQAQAQPEGGEADDLENGFEGDPGSFFWYFQEKADFFNFGEQFKDDILPEAFAYFEGRGESGFGADSDDDDDDDDSLDEEDDEDEDEIDLEEDEKPKKKRKVGAH; encoded by the exons ATGTCCGCAGAAGATTTTGAACTTGCCCCAGGAC AAATCTCCGACTCTGTCCGCCACAAACTCGAGATCG AGGAAGGCAACAAGAACGTCCAGTACCAGCGATTCCACACCAAGCAGACACAGGATTACCTCGCCCACCTCCGGCCTAATGTCAAGGACGTCGACCAATTCTGGTTGATCGTTTTG CTCTCTCACCAGCTTATCGCGCCTCACGTTACTTCCAAACTTGACCAGCACGCGCTTTCGTTCCTCGAGGACATTGAGCTCAAGCAGGATGTCAATGATTTCCGACCTTATGAGCTTGTCTTT CACTTTAAGGAGAACCCATACTTTACCAACAAGACGCTTTCTAAAAAATACACACTCAAAAAGGGTCTCAAGCCTGCGCCCACTGACGGTTCCGTCACTGACGAGCTCCGCAAATTCAACGAGGAGCAGGACCTCCAAGTCAAC CCTATAACGATTGACTGGAAAGACGGGCAGAACCTGTGCGAGAGGATGCCGCGCCAGGCACAGGCTCAGCCTGAAGGTGGGGAAGCCGACGACCTCGAGAACGGTTTCGAAGGTGATCCCGGATCCTTCTTTTGGTACTTTCAGGAAAAGGCCGATTTCTTCAAC TTTGGGGAGCAATTCAAGGATGATATTCTTCCCGAGGCGTTTGCCTACTTTGAAGGCCGTGGCGAGAGCGGTTTCGGGGCCGACTCtgacgacgacgacgacgacgacgactCGCTCgacgaggaggatgatgaggatgaggacgagattgatttggaagaggatgaaaagcccaagaagaagagaaag GTTGGTGCGCATTAG
- a CDS encoding uncharacterized protein (Similar to SGTC gene model, INSD accession EAL21579.1) — MHIPRLPLPPRRSITLRHLSTRPPPPPTHQAPPTSFTAKASPRQTLAHPEELRGMPPRTPRTAANKGNVNVGERGKGRDGKEVFEAFEGPSRPRLIYERPGGKELPKVRGTAPFVIALGLLGLGWGLFLLHATNSERLSSSVLRQATFQLRNSKEVIALLGENVRLVDEWWALGSPWISGTINLMQGRVDLSFRIKGSKGAGTVYFTSIRPQEQGAWRIVRYKVIADDGQVIRLEDQAIRPEQKSTN, encoded by the exons ATGCACATCCCACgcctccccctccccccccgCCGCAGCATCACCCTGAGACACCTCTCCACACGCCCCCCACCTCCCCCCACCCACCAGGCCCCGCCCACATCCTTCACCGCCAAAGCCTCCCCCCGCCAGACCCTCGCCCACCCCGAGGAACTCCGGGGCATGCCCCCCCGCACCCCGCGCACCGCCGCCAACAAGGGCAACGTCAATGTCGGCGAGAGAGGAAAGGGCAGGGATGGGAAGGAGGTTTTCGAGGCGTTTGAAGGGCCCAGCAGGCCGAGGCTCATTTATGAGAGGCCGGGCGGAAAAGAGTTGCCCAAAGTCCGG GGAACTGCTCCGTTTG TCATCGCACTCGGTCTCCTCGGCTTGGGCTGGGgtcttttccttctccacgCGACCAACTCGG AGCGCCTTTCATCGTCCGTACTCCGCCAGGCGACTTTCCAGCTGCGAAACTCGAAAGAAGTGATTGCGCTTTTGGGTGAAAACGTCAGGTTGGTGGACGAGTGGTGGG CGCTGGGATCGCCTTGGATCTCTGGAACT ATCAACTTGATGCAAGGCCGGGTCGATTTGAGCTTTAGAATAAAAGGCAGCAAGG GCGCTGGAACTGTATACTTTACTTCCATCAGGCCCCAGGAGCAAGGCGCTTGGCGAATAG TTCGATACAAGGTTATCGCAGACGACGGGCAAGTGATCAGGCTGGAAGACCAAGCAATCAGGCCGGAGCAGAAAAGTACAAACTAA